One Dictyostelium discoideum AX4 chromosome 3 chromosome, whole genome shotgun sequence genomic region harbors:
- the cxdA gene encoding cytochrome c oxidase subunit IV, translating into MFALRSIRSATKAFQTTSIVSQRGFLQTTLKNVLFPTERQLRRQYLADNHIKVGSPEFDKFYEDLQPSELSKQSGLSDALLDDPILHICVIKYNKNIVQRYNLTPEQEKDIMENYNVSAGDPSLEQILPIPVPAHIFEELPIVKVLNN; encoded by the exons ATGTTTGCTTTAAGATCAATTCGTTCAGCTACTAAAGCTTTCCAAACCACTTCAATTGTTTCTCAAag aGGATTTTTACAAACTACCCTTAAAAACGTCCTCTTCCCAACTGAAAGACAATTAAGACGTCAATACTTAGCTGATAATCACATCAAAGTAGGTTCACCAGAATTCGATAAATTTTATGAAGATTTACAACCATCAGAACTCTCAAAACAATCTGGTTTAAGTGATGCCCTCCTCGATGACCCAATCCTCCACATTTGTGTCATCAAATACAACAAAAACATTGTCCAAAG ATACAACTTAACCCCAgaacaagaaaaagatatCATGGAAAACTATAACGTTAGTGCTGGTGACCCATCACTCGAACAAATTTTACCAATCCCAGTCCCAGCA cATATCTTCGAAGAGTTACCAATTGtcaaagttttaaataactAA
- the tgrC5 gene encoding IPT/TIG domain-containing protein has translation MEQKIIILFLFLFSIFKLGYSVKPSPIDVIYEDKSFTFIFNSNLPYFTRLILYQNQTTPRNEMAPNYFDCSLVVANKRHCLFHSDEPFSRLWGSIYSKICARNVSSPVEDCSLRVSALDFYPLPSNLKYSKKPKTSGEDIIITGSYLRFMGGPNFLINSFDFDNPFIVKGNFSDPSFDCNYLTVTIPPGSGKCELYYDETGLFSVPFSYESPKISSTVSNLSKQILVINGDNFFTNKNLVRVSFDGINQPNFIISVNHTQIQVNNFNRVDPGPMSVNVSVDGISIENNYIHCSPAIITSISSVSNHLGGTVTIKGEKLSSTLNSSLTPSITIGDKKCIFIRSKITELECRLDPNEYGGKSLSVDVNFGGCSSTSPNGVSFTYNFPTLSSGSYSNGIVTLIGTNLGTNKESLIQLYGNEINDNISIDQFNVSSDEKTLSFKLPLLRCKSFNIKLTRSNISSNTLSISASLIINVISRSTVSNGTLNIEIYYMDCQVSSSPSITVGNSFSPTQCSIPLQSLTSGYYETTCPTPYGTGINKQFLFKLNSETVSDEFSYALPTVQNSKISQGNITFHGNNFGNSTSLVQVYLNGSDITSEILELEDHQFTIKKLDSFENGPINITVDGNNMELLFNLKLPPVIYGITNKDNKAIACGGLITISGKNLLTSDNEFKVKVFANKRNTTVIVQDEKILIVRDESKESPLFVSTLIGDDLGPNAILTYLEPKITVIPPIKIKKEGISIRVGGVSFPGIFNAGLALSSENVSLSCNLQCSLSPNEILYYSDQNLSSSETDITDSTDCLSCHSNSSVDEISGLLYLQLGSTSFNYDVKIEKVKLSLSPSPSNGSERNSNSSKLSGGAIAGITIGCVAAVGLFVFLFGFVFIKKAR, from the exons ATGGAacagaaaataataattctatttttatttttgttctcaatttttaaattaggATATTCAGTGAAACCATCACCAATTG atgtAATATATGAAGATAAATcatttacatttatttttaatagtaaTCTCCCATATTTTACccgtttaattttatatcaaAACCAAACAACACCCAGAAATGAAATGGCaccaaattattttgattgtaGCCTAGTTGTTGCTAATAAGAGACATTGTTTATTCCATTCAGATGAGCCATTCTCAAGACTATGGGGTAGTATTTACAGTAAGATATGTGCAAGAAATGTATCAAGTCCAGTAGAGGATTGTTCATTAAGGGTTTCAGCTTTGGATTTTTATCCATTACCATCTAATTTGAAATATagtaaaaaaccaaaaacgTCTGGGGAAGATATAATAATTACTGGTTCATATTTAAGATTCATGGGTGGTCCTAATTTCCTTATAAATTcctttgattttgataatcCTTTTATTGTTAAAGGTAATTTCTCTGATCCATCTTTTGACTGTAATTATCTTACTGTAACTATTCCACCAGGATCTGGAAAGTGTGAATTGTACTATGATGAAACTGGTTTATTTTCTGTCCCATTTTCATACGAATCACCTAAAATATCAAGTACTGTTTCTAACTTatcaaaacaaatattagtaattaatggtgataacttctttacaaataaaaacttGGTTAGGGTTTCTTTTGATGGTATTAATCAacccaattttattatttcagtAAATCATACACAAATTCAAGTGAATAACTTTAATAGAGTCGACCCTGGCCCAATGTCTGTTAATGTATCTGTCGATGGTATCTCAATTGAAAACAATTATATTCATTGTTCCCCAGCAATAATaacatcaatatcatcagTATCAAATCATTTGGGTGGTACTGTAACAATTAAAGGTGAAAAATTATCTTCAactttaaattcatcattgACTCCATCGATTACAATTGGTGATAAAAAGTGTATATTTATTAGATCAAAAATAACCGAATTGGAATGTCGATTGGATCCAAATGAATATGGTGGTAAGAGTTTATCAGTTGACGTTAATTTCGGTGGTTGTAGTTCAACAAGTCCTAATGGCGTATCATTTACATATAATTTTCCCACATTATCAAGTGGATCATATTCAAATGGTATCGTTACATTAATTGGTACAAATCTTGGTACAAATAAAGAATCACTCATTCAATTATATGGTAATGAAATAAACGATAATATAAGTATTGACCAATTTAATGTATCATCAGATGAAAAGactttatcatttaaattacctCTTTTAAGatgtaaatcatttaatattaaactCACTCGTTCAAATATTTCCTCAAATACACTTTCAATTTCTgcatcattaataataaatgtaatAAGTAGATCAACAGTATCAAATGGaacattaaatattgaaatatattatatGGATTGTCAAGTAAGTTCATCACCAAGTATTACTGTTGGTAATTCATTTTCACCCACACAATGTTCGATACCATTACAATCTTTAACATCTGGTTACTATGAAACAACATGTCCAACACCATATGGTACTGGTATTAACAAACAATTCTTATTCAAATTAAACTCAGAGACAGTGAGTGATGAATTTTCATATGCTCTCCCAACAGTCCAGAATAGTAAAATTTCTCAAGGTAATATAACATTTCATGGTAACAATTTCGGTAATTCAACATCATTAGTTCAAGTATATTTAAATGGTAGTGATATTACATCAGAAATTCTAGAATTGGAAGATCATCAATttactattaaaaaattggattcatttgaaaatggtccaattaatattactgtAGATGGCAATAATATGgagttattatttaatttaaaattaccaccTGTCATTTATGGTATaacaaataaagataataaagcAATTGCTTGTGGAGGTCTTATCACAATTTCTggtaaaaatttattgaCAAGTGACAATGAATTCAAAGTTAAGGTATTTgcaaataaaagaaatactACAGTAATTGTTCAAGAtgaaaagatattaatagTTAGAGATGAAAGTAAAGAAAGCCCACTCTTTGTTTCAACATTGATTGGAGATGATTTAGGACCAAATGCAATATTGACATATTTAGAACCAAAGATTACAGTAATTCCacctattaaaattaaaaaagaagggATTTCAATAAGAGTGGGTGGCGTTAGTTTTCCAGGTATTTTTAATGCTGGCTTAGCACTTTCATCAGAAAATGTTTCTCTTTCATGTAATTTACAATGTAGTTTATCAccaaatgaaatattatattaCAGTGATCAAAACTTAAGTTCAAGTGAAACTGATATTACAGATAGTACTGATTGTTTATCTTGCCATTCAAATTCATCTGTTGATGAAATATCAGGACTTTTATATCTCCAATTAGGCTCAACATCATTTAATTACGatgttaaaattgaaaaagttaaattatcactatcaccatcaccatcaaacGGTTCTGAAAGAAATAGCAATTCATCCAAACTATCAGGTGGTGCAATTGCAGGTATTACAATTGGTTGTGTCGCTGCCGTTGGTCTCTTTGTTTTTCTCTTTGGTTTTgtctttattaaaaaagcTCGCTGA
- the nacA gene encoding hypothetical protein produces the protein MADSDVKKVTKGEKKTREAMKKLGLAPVSDIFRVTIKQKEGVLVVVAEPEVYASPSGETYVVFGDHSFDDIASRLQKAVPKANVDDIVKAAMPAPTAVKESEESEEIVAQAVDSFDYKGVNPKDVEVVMKETKASREKVVETLIATKNDLVSAVLELTTN, from the exons atgGCTGATTCAGATGTTAAAAAAGTTACTAAAGGAGAAAAGAAGACTCGTGAAGCTATGAAAAAATTAGGTTTAGCTCCAGTCAGTGATATCTTCCGTGTTACcattaaacaaaaagaaggt gtcttagttgttgttgctgaaCCAGAAGTTTATGCTTCCCCATCAGGTGAAACCTACGTAGTTTTCGGTGACCACTCATTCGATGATATCGCCAGTCGTTTACAAAAAGCTGTCCCAAAGGCCAACGTTGATGACATCGTCAAAGCTGCCATGCCAGCACCAACTGCCGTCAAAGAATCTGAAGAATCAGAAGAAATCGTCGCTCAAGCCGTCGACAGCTTTGATTACAAAGGTGTCAACCCAAAGGATGTCGAAGTCGTCATGAAGGAAACTAAAGCCTCAAGAGAAAAAGTCGTTGAAACTTTAATTGCCACCAAAAACGATCTCGTCTCTGCTGTCTTAGAACTCACCACCAACTAa
- a CDS encoding P-type ATPase yields the protein MYSEDPEIPMNQEPFNNSNNVSFNNFNNFMNPNEEEPTEEKTVAPRTVHIGNLEHNYKHGYGKNEIATSRYSSISRIPRIIVSQLIRLINVYFIIIIVLSFIDGVSPTGKFTTLGPWLITITISVLREIIEDLKRQKQDEAVNYGTSEVFRNGQFVQTLWKDIRVGDIVKVRNRQYFPADIYIFSTSEPENVCWFESKNLDGETNLKQRQATKETIYLKDNAELLSNFCGLIECNSPTKDLLHLKGSFFFDDNYVILTPKQLLLRGTKLRNTEWINGVVMYTGIDTKLMQNTEKVKEKKSHIEDLTNHFIIFIFFLQILLCGGSAIANGVWSTSNHDVWYLLFTATGIVEGGKSFLTFLVLYNNIIPISFYATIEVVRFIQTCFINNDVEMYHEETDTPALVKTANLNEELGQIEYVFTDKTGTLTQNAMTFKKCSIGGYVYGDNSSTNTNSNNNNYDDSNGGASGSGNGNEIRSNEMMSLEIPISPTYHTGITNYDLNNNNNNNNSNNGNGNGAGSSSSSNSNSNYTKQLIPFVDLNDDKLLEDLHAKNEQSRLIEEFFYVLSICHSVIPLQEDGKVSYIATSPDENALVFAAKSFGFEFIHKTTKAVYLKKNGVEDLKFELLNVLDFSSERKRMSVIVKTPTGRIMLYCKGADSVIFDKLAPNQPNADTSITHIQDFGYQGLRTLCVASTQLDERVYQQWAQQYHAACSLTIGLDVPSQLEKDKEIERVAELIETDFQLLGVTGVEDKLQEGVPETIQLLTEAGIKMWMLTGDGQENAINIGYSSGLMNENYEMIIINERTKENAIQELNRHVGEQIILQQENNNNNNDGNDSNNNNGGDDDDGSITRNEERNKLVLVIDGGTLKFVLDDAVGFTFLRLAKMCDTVICCRVSAHQKSKIVKLVRKTFAPKTLAIGDGANDVMMIQCAHVGIGINGKEGNQAIYAADYSISQFQHLGRLLMVHGHHSYRRMSKLICYIFYKNIVLYFCQFLFAIFSGWSGQTLFETYNLTAYSVVYTLIPLIVYCVLEKDVNERTIYQHPQLYKEGIQHKYFNHFTFLQWIANGFYHGFVAFALVYCTVVKSNPFTNGQTQELYAFGIIVYSCVMLIVTLKLALETHHWTWINHLAMWGSLVVFFIWNVIYATINTTAVGSNVYYAIFHIGESAHYYLLLVFVPTLALWRDFTWKYVYRTFLPDQSHIIQEIQRKNNNNAANSKFKDDLDIKSYRPNNVKRSTSSYSISQEGSNSIPLKNLKNSN from the exons atgtACTCAGAAGATCCAGAAATTCCTATGAATCAAGAACCATTtaataacagtaataatgtatcatttaataattttaataattttatgaaT ccAAATGAAGAGGAACCAACAGAAGAGAAAACAGTTGCACCAAGAACAGTACATATTGGTAATTTAGAACATAATTATAAACATGGTTATGGTAAGAATGAGATTGCAACCTCTAGATACTCTAGCATTAGTCGTATACCGCGTATCATTGTATCACAATTGATTCGTTTAATCAATGTTTACTTTATAATCATCATagttttatcttttattgaTGGTGTAAGTCCAACTGGTAAATTTACAACATTAGGTCCTTGGttaattacaattacaatttcAGTTTTAAGAGAAATTATTGAAGATTTA aAAAGACAAAAACAAGATGAAGCAGTAAATTATGGTACATCAGAAGTATTTAGAAATGGACAATTTGTTCAAACATTATGGAAAGATATTAGAGTTGGTGATATTGTTAAAGTACGTAATAGACAATATTTTCCAGCtgatatttatatattttcaacTAGTGAACCAGAGAATGTTTGTTGGTTCGAATCAAAGAATTTAGATGGCGAAaccaatttaaaacaaagaCAAGCCACAAAAGAAACAATTTATCTAAAAGATAATGCTGAATTACTTTCAAATTTTTGTGGTTTAATTGAATGTAATTCACCAACTAAAGATTTACTACATCTTAAAGgttctttcttttttgatgataattATGTAATTTTAACaccaaaacaattattattaaga ggTACAAAATTAAGAAATACAGAGTGGATTAATGGTGTTGTAATGTATACTGGTATTGATACAAAATTAATGCAAAATACAGAAAAAgttaaagaaaagaaaagtcATATTGAAGATTTGACTaatcattttataatattcatattttttttacaaattttattatgtgGTGGTAGTGCAATTGCAAATGGTGTTTGGAGTACAAGTAATCACGATGTTtggtatttattatttacagcAACTGGTATAGTGGAGGGtggtaaatcatttttaacaTTCTTGGTACtctataataatattataccAATTTCATTCTATGCTACAATTGAAGTGGTAAGATTCATTCAAACCTGCttcattaataatgatgttgAAATGTATCATGAAGAAACTGATACACCAGCACTTGTAAAAACTGCAAATTTAAATGAGGAATTAGGTCAAATTGAATATGTTTTCACTGATAAAACTGGTACTTTAACTCAAAATGCAAtgacttttaaaaaatgttcaATTGGTGGTTATGTTTATGGTGATAATTCAagtacaaatacaaatagtaacaataataattatgatgatagtaatggtggtgcaagtggtagtggtaatggtaatgaaatTAGATCAAATGAAATGATGTCATTAGAAATACCAATTTCACCAACTTATCATACTGGTATTACAaattatgatttaaataataataataataataataatagtaataatggtaatggtaatggtgctggttcatcatcatcatcaaattcaaattcaaattatacaaaacaattaataccatttgttgatttaaatgatgataaattattagaagATTTACACGCAAAGAATGAACAATCAAGATTGATTGAAGAATTTTTCTatgttttatcaatttgtCATAGTGTTATACCATTACAAGAGGATGGTAAAGTTAGTTATATTGCAACATCACCCGATGAGAATGCATTGGTATTTGCTGCTAAATCATTTGGATTCGAATTCATACACAAGACAACCAAAGCGgtctatttaaaaaagaatggtgTCGAAGATTTGAAATTTGAGTTATTGAATGTTTTAGACTTTTCATCGGAACGTAAGAGAATGAGTGTCATTGTCAAGACGCCAACTGGTAGGATCATGTTATATTGTAAAGGTGCGGATTCAGTGATCTTTGATAAATTGGCACCCAATCAACCAAATGCCGATACTTCAATTACTCACATTCAAGATTTTGGTTACCAAGGTTTAAGAACACTTTGTGTGGCCTCCACTCAATTGGATGAACGTGTCTATCAACAATGGGCACAACAATATCATGCGGCTTGTTCATTAACCATTGGTTTGGATGTACCTTCACAATTGGAGAAAGATAAAGAGATTGAACGTGTTGCTGAATTGATTGAAACCGATTTCCAATTGTTGGGTGTAACCGGTGTTGAAGATAAACTTCAAGAGGGTGTACCTGAAACCATTCAATTACTAACTGAAGCCGGTATTAAAATGTGGATGTTGACTGGTGATGGTCAAGAGAATGCTATCAACATTGGTTATAGTTCAGGTTTAATGaatgaaaattatgaaaTGATCATTATCAATGAACGTACAAAAGAGAATGCAATTCAAGAATTAAATAGACATGTTGGTGAACAAATTATACTTCAACAGGagaataataacaataataatgatggtaatgattcaaataacaacaatggtggtgatgatgatgatggatcAATTACAAGAAATGaagaaagaaataaattgGTATTGGTTATTGATGGTGGTACATTAAAGTTTGTATTGGATGATGCAGTTGGTTTTACATTCCTTAGATTGGCTAAAATGTGTGATACTGTTATATGTTGTCGTGTTTCAGCACATCAAAAATCAAAGATTGTTAAATTGGTACGTAAAACATTTGCTCCAAAAACTTTGGCAATCGGTGATGGTGCCAATGATGTAATGATGATTCAATGTGCTCatgttggtattggtatCAATGGAAAGGAGGGTAATCAAGCCATTTATGCAGCAGACTATTCAATCTCTCAATTTCAACATCTTGGTCGTTTATTGATGGTGCATGGTCATCATAGTTATCGTAGAATGTCAAAACTCATTTGTTATatcttttataaaaacattGTACTATACTTTTGCCAATTTTTATTTGCCATTTTCTCTGGTTGGTCAGGTCAAACATTATTTGAAACTTATAATCTAACAGCCTACAGTGTAGTTTACACTCTCATACCATTGATCGTCTATTGTGTCTTGGAAAAGGATGTCAACGAGCGTACAATCTATCAACATCCTCAACTTTACAAAGAAGGTATTCAACATAAATATTTCAATCATTTCACTTTTCTACAATGGATTGCCAATGGATTCTATCATGGTTTCGTGGCCTTCGCTTTGGTGTATTGTACAGTGGTAAAGAGTAATCCATTCACCAATGGTCAAACTCAAGAACTTTACGCATTTGGTATCATTGTCTATAGTTGTGTCATGCTAATTGTCACCTTGAAATTGGCTTTGGAAACTCATCATTGGACTTGGATCAATCATTTGGCAATGTGGGGTAGTTTAGTGGTATTCTTCATTTGGAATGTAATTTATGCAACTATCAATACCACCGCCGTCGGTTCAAATGTTTACTACGCCATCTTCCACATTGGTGAATCGGCTCACTATTATCTACTCTTGGTTTTCGTACCAACTTTAGCCCTTTGGAGAGATTTCACTTGGAAATATGTTTATCGTACTTTCTTACCTGATCAGTCTCATATCATTCAAgaaattcaaagaaaaaataataataacgcTGCTAATAGCAAATTTAAAGATGATTTAGATATTAAATCTTATCGTCCTAATAATGTAAAAAGATCAACTTCCTCTTATTCAATTTCTCAAGAAGGTAGTAATTCAATacctttaaaaaatttaaaaaattctaattaa
- a CDS encoding regulator of chromosome condensation domain-containing protein (Similar to RCC1), producing MYCWGSGRIGHGSPLSDIKTPKPLYFNISNSEQVNIFSEEEETEVKGEKDIEFIDFCAGRAHSLAIDNKNRCWVFGENSSAEFGNNSLVYSKVPILNKQFENEKIVSVSCWNQSYAITDQGKVWEWGKSIDTLIPRLLKFQYPIKAIDCSLNNSIGVSHNGIAFIGFNFNNEPKPVDYFIENNIEIQSVACGVNHYLYLTNRGEVYSNGGGISTGHYDEFYNNNNNNNNNNNNNNNNNNNNNNNNNNEIKEKVVEKVVEEEEGEEQFNIIIPKKLKQLRNIIEISSGYYNSLALDGYQNQVYGWGENLNGQLGIEGIDYSTEPILIELPLVEIKHISSGAYHSAFVTNNGELIVMGGGLVVSDDIRMSVALGNGEGGFQTIQFKVDTTKDETIISENIKFNKPTSQLINFEIKDKNENNETKHTNKNKDNHDDDDESDHSDDDHHDDDDNDKDSQGINDKGILTEEEMLEFQYHFNELSHYDGARNQFSPQFIQSLKKNKIVIDKVSCGKFHTLATPSKIQLIAPIESLQQYCIKYISENIINNMETDTSFPDINTLPINTVLKIDSHLTLNRNHSDRSQRLMSYLKSSFKQNINNNNNNNNSTTVNSPKSTKYEWDQYLENYSKEFEANAIVTLNNIEILTKTKGFEISLETINAIINGFIEFSQYIEQTSTQVANSENENENEIEMKMKMKKNEMKMKMKMK from the exons ATGTATTGCTGGGGATCTg gtagaATAGGACATGGTTCTCCATTGTCAGATATTAAAACACCAAAAcctttatattttaatatttcaaatagtGAACAAGTAAACATATTTtcagaagaagaagaaaccGAAGTAAAAGGTGAAAAAGATAtagaatttattgatttttgtgCTGGCAGAGCTCATTCATTagcaattgataataaaaatagatgtTGGGTATTTGGTGAAAATAGTTCTGCtgaa tttggtaataattcattaGTGTATAGTAAAGtaccaatattaaataaacaatttgaGAATGAAAAGATAGTATCAGTATCATGTTGGAATCAGTCATATGCAATTACAGATCAAGGTAAAGTTTGGGAATGGGGTAAAAGTATTGATACATTAATACcaagattattaaaatttcaatatccAATTAAAGCAATCGATtgttcattaaataattcaattggaGTATCACATAATGGTATTGCATTCAtaggttttaattttaataatgaacctAAACCAGTAGATTactttattgaaaataatattgaaattcaaTCTGTAGCATGTGGtgtaaatcattatttatactTAACAAACAGAGGTGAAGTTTATTCAAATGGTGGAGGTATTTCAACTGGTCATTATGatgaattttataataataataataataataataataataataataataataataataataataataataataataataataataataatgaaattaaagaaaaagtaGTAGAAAAAGTagtagaagaagaagaagggGAAgaacaatttaatattattataccaaagaaattaaaacaattaagaaatataattgaaatatCATCAGGATATTATAATTCATTAGCATTAGATGGTTATCAAAATCAAGTTTATGGTTGGggtgaaaatttaaatggtcAATTAGGTATTGAAGGTATTGATTATTCAACTGAaccaatattaattgaattaccaTTGGTAGAGATTAAACATATATCATCAGGTGCTTATCATAGTGCATTTGTAACAAATAATGGTGAATTAATAGTAATGGGTGGTGGATTAGTAGTTAGTGATGACATTAGGATGTCTGTGGCACTTGGTAATGGTGAGGGTGGTTTTCAAACTATTCAATTCAAAGTTGATACTACAAAAGATGAAACAATCATtagtgaaaatattaaatttaataaaccaacaagtcaattaataaattttgaaattaaagataaaaatgaaaataatgaaactaaacatacaaataaaaacaaagataaccatgatgatgatgatgaaagcGACCATAGTGATGATGACCACCATGATGACGACGACAATGATAAAGATAGTCAAGGAATTAATGATAAAGGAATACTAACTGAAGAAGAAATGTTAgaatttcaatatcattttaatgaattatcaCATTATGATGGGGCAAGAAATCAATTTTCACCACAGTTcattcaatcattaaaaaagaataagaTTGTAATTGATAAAGTATCATGTGGTAAATTTCATACATTAGCAACCCCTTCaaagattcaattaatagCACCAATTGAATCATTACAACAATAttgtattaaatatatttcagagaatataattaataacatGGAAACTGATACATCTTTTCCAGATATAAATACTTTACCAATTAATacagttttaaaaattgatagtCATTTAACTTTAAATAGAAATCATTCTGATCGTTCTCAAAGATTAATGtcttatttaaaatcaagttttaaacaaaatattaataataataataataataacaattcaaCTACAGTTAATTCACCAAAATCAACCAAATATGAATGGGATCAATATTTagaaaattattcaaaagaatttgaagCAAATGCAATCGTTACATTAAACAATATAGAGATattaacaaaaacaaaaggatttgaaatttcacTTGAAACAATAAATGCTATCATTAATGGTTTTATAGAATTCAGTCAATATATTGAACAAACTTCCACTCAAGTTGCTAAtagtgaaaatgaaaatgaaaatgaaattgaaatgaaaatgaaaatgaaaaaaaatgaaatgaaaatgaaaatgaagatgaaatga